In Triticum urartu cultivar G1812 chromosome 6, Tu2.1, whole genome shotgun sequence, the following proteins share a genomic window:
- the LOC125513843 gene encoding ferredoxin-thioredoxin reductase, variable chain-like, with translation MATTAAAMAPPSTSTSASSVLLLRRLPSPASAAQRRCRLGPPPRLRAARPRVSLTSDVSSSSDVAEEEAEHAPKVGRRVRVTAPLRVYHVVKAPDLDIQGMEGVIKQYVGVWKGKRITANFPFKVEFQLTVDTQPKPVKLFVHLREDEFEYIADE, from the coding sequence ATGGCAACGACCGCCGCGGCCATGGCGCCcccctccacctccacctccgcctcctcggtcctcctcctccgccgcctccccTCCCCGGCCTCCGCCGCCCAGCGCCGCTGCCGCCTCGGCCCGCCGCCCCGCCTCCGCGCCGCCCGCCCGCGGGTCTCCCTCaccagcgacgtctcctcctcgtccgacgTGGCCGAGGAGGAGGCCGAGCACGCGCCCAAGGTCGGCAGGCGCGTGCGCGTCACGGCGCCCCTCCGCGTCTACCACGTCGTCAAGGCGCCCGACCTGGACATCCAGGGCATGGAGGGCGTCATCAAGCAGTACGTCGGCGTCTGGAAGGGCAAGCGCATCACCGCCAACTTCCCCTTCAAGGTCGAGTTCCAGCTCACCGTCGACACCCAGCCCAAACCGGTCAAGCTCTTCGTCCACCTACGCGAGGACGAGTTCGAGTACATCGCCGACGAATGA